DNA from Armatimonadia bacterium:
ACCCAAGCAGGAACGGGCTCAGGTACTTCTTGGAGAGCAGCAGCATCTTCTCGCGCAACGGAGCACGCGACCACTTCGGACCGTGTGGCTCGCAGGACAGGTAGCCACGGAAGTCGGCCTCGTACAGGAAGGCCATGACCTTTCCCCACTCGATGTCGCCCATGCCGGCAGCCGGCTGGGACACGAGTTCGTCATCCATGTACACGTGCTCTTTGATGTGCATGTAGCCGATCTTGTCGGAATGATCGCGCATGATCTTCAG
Protein-coding regions in this window:
- a CDS encoding TIM barrel protein, whose product is PLEQKVEEFLKVFPPIIEKIEKLGIVPAFYAVHGNSFFTTIEAYEAVWEHLPNVYMKFDPANWCHRGHDYLKIMRDHSDKIGYMHIKEHVYMDDELVSQPAAGMGDIEWGKVMAFLYEADFRGYLSCEPHGPKWSRAPLREKMLLLSKKYLSPFLLG